A genomic region of Candidatus Deferrimicrobium sp. contains the following coding sequences:
- a CDS encoding CDP-alcohol phosphatidyltransferase family protein, whose translation MVSPSARDRFDAARLINIANGLTAARVLLVPYFAYLLISGRGKAALLVFAICGVTDVLDGLLARWLRQRTLVGTLLDPIADKLLMATAFIVLSFVHIVPLRLAVMVISRDIFILVGSFLYLLLLDASDIRATGLSKANTAVQVLTVIYFLAVAAFPSETRALGGGTLPGRIVTWVCAATTVASGLQYMYIGIRKLSNA comes from the coding sequence ATGGTTTCACCGTCCGCAAGAGATCGCTTCGACGCCGCCCGCTTGATCAACATCGCCAACGGGCTGACGGCGGCGCGGGTCCTCCTAGTCCCGTACTTCGCCTACCTGCTGATCTCCGGCAGGGGGAAGGCGGCGCTGCTGGTGTTCGCCATCTGCGGGGTGACGGACGTGCTCGACGGCCTGCTGGCCCGCTGGCTGCGGCAGAGGACGCTGGTCGGGACGCTCCTCGACCCGATCGCCGACAAGCTGCTGATGGCGACCGCCTTCATCGTCCTCTCCTTCGTCCACATCGTCCCCCTGCGGCTCGCGGTCATGGTGATCAGCAGGGACATCTTCATCCTCGTGGGAAGCTTCCTCTACCTTCTCCTGCTCGATGCGAGCGACATCCGTGCGACGGGCCTCAGCAAGGCGAATACGGCGGTCCAGGTCCTGACGGTCATCTATTTCCTCGCGGTCGCGGCGTTTCCCTCGGAGACGAGGGCGTTGGGAGGGGGGACCCTTCCCGGCAGGATCGTCACATGGGTCTGTGCGGCCACGACGGTCGCCTCCGGGCTGCAGTACATGTACATCGGCATACGGAAGCTCTCGAATGCCTGA
- the guaB gene encoding IMP dehydrogenase translates to MKKETGISSAGEMVEGLTFDDVLLIPVESAVIPKDVDVTVNLTPDIRLNIPLVSAAMDTVTEADTAIAMAREGGIGIIHRNNTPDEQAIEVDRVKKSESGMISDPITVDPDQRVVEALEVMKKYRISGLPVTRDGKLVGILTNRDLRFETNFEQPIRSVMTKDDLVTVPVGTTLEQAREILHRNRIEKLLVVDGRNNLKGLITIKDILKIAKYPNACKDGLGRLRAGAAVSVSGWEERVQKLLKVGVDIVCVDTAHGHSRDVLRVVKAIRTTFRGVRMIAGNVATGEGTEALIKAGVDAVKVGVGPGSICTTRVVAGVGVPQFSAIMRCAKAAKRKGVTIMADGGIKYSGDITKAMAAGASSVMIGSLFAGTEESPGEMILYQGRSYKVYRGMGSLEAMKKGSKDRYFQSHVETESKLVPEGIEGRVPNRGPLASVVFQLVGGLKAGMGYVGARDIAELQKRASFLKITPAGLRESHVHDVIITKEAPNYRVE, encoded by the coding sequence ATGAAAAAGGAAACGGGGATTTCTTCGGCGGGGGAGATGGTGGAAGGGTTGACGTTCGACGATGTGCTGCTGATCCCGGTGGAGTCCGCCGTGATCCCGAAGGATGTCGACGTGACCGTCAACCTCACGCCCGACATCCGGCTGAACATCCCGCTCGTCTCCGCCGCGATGGACACGGTCACGGAAGCGGACACCGCCATCGCCATGGCCCGAGAGGGGGGGATCGGGATCATCCACCGGAACAACACCCCGGACGAGCAGGCGATCGAAGTGGACCGGGTGAAGAAATCCGAGAGCGGCATGATCTCCGACCCGATCACGGTCGATCCCGACCAGCGGGTCGTGGAGGCCCTCGAGGTGATGAAGAAATACCGGATCTCGGGGTTGCCGGTCACACGGGACGGGAAGCTCGTCGGGATTCTCACCAACCGCGACCTGCGGTTCGAGACGAATTTCGAGCAGCCGATCCGAAGCGTGATGACGAAGGACGACCTGGTCACCGTGCCCGTGGGGACGACGCTCGAGCAGGCGCGCGAGATCCTGCACCGGAACCGGATCGAGAAGCTCCTCGTGGTGGACGGGCGGAACAACCTCAAGGGACTCATCACGATCAAGGACATCCTGAAGATCGCGAAGTATCCCAACGCCTGCAAGGACGGCCTCGGAAGGTTGCGCGCCGGCGCGGCGGTCAGCGTGTCCGGCTGGGAGGAACGGGTCCAGAAACTCCTGAAGGTGGGCGTCGACATCGTCTGCGTCGATACGGCTCACGGGCATTCGCGGGACGTTCTGCGGGTCGTCAAGGCAATCCGGACCACCTTCCGCGGAGTGCGGATGATCGCCGGGAACGTCGCCACGGGCGAGGGGACCGAGGCGCTGATCAAGGCCGGGGTCGACGCCGTCAAGGTGGGGGTCGGTCCGGGGTCGATCTGCACGACCCGCGTCGTCGCGGGCGTCGGGGTCCCGCAGTTCTCGGCGATCATGCGGTGCGCGAAGGCGGCGAAGAGGAAAGGGGTCACCATCATGGCGGACGGCGGGATCAAATATTCCGGCGACATCACGAAGGCGATGGCGGCGGGCGCCTCTTCCGTGATGATCGGCTCCCTTTTCGCCGGGACCGAGGAGAGTCCGGGAGAGATGATCCTGTACCAGGGCCGCTCCTACAAGGTGTATCGCGGGATGGGGTCGCTGGAGGCGATGAAGAAGGGGAGCAAGGACCGGTATTTCCAGTCCCACGTCGAGACGGAGAGCAAGCTTGTCCCCGAGGGGATCGAGGGGCGGGTTCCCAACCGCGGCCCCCTGGCGTCCGTCGTCTTTCAGCTCGTGGGCGGGTTGAAGGCGGGGATGGGGTACGTGGGGGCGCGGGACATCGCGGAATTGCAGAAACGTGCGAGTTTCCTGAAGATCACCCCCGCCGGGCTTCGCGAGAGCCACGTCCATGACGTGATCATCACCAAGGAAGCCCCGAACTACCGGGTGGAGTAG
- the guaA gene encoding glutamine-hydrolyzing GMP synthase, translating into MDGKILILDFGSQTTMLIARRVREQRVYSEIHPFNVGTEFVRSFAPAGIILSGGPSSVYDADAPRISREVLELGVPVLGICYGMQLVADLLGGKVGRSEDREYGVANIRGQWGSPLFLGIEEFRHDMEIPVWMSHGDRIDELPMGFSSIARSGSSPVAAMSNQEGTIFGVQFHPEVVHTPRGTEILANFLFRVCGLSPDWTMHSFVESSVRRIREKTGAEGVVLGLSGGVDSSVAAVLLHKAIGDRLTCIFVDNGLLRGGEAEEVVRTFRDAIGLRLDFVDAAAKFLEALDGVEDPERKRKIIGELFIRVFEEEARKIPGVGFLAQGTLYPDVIESVSFKGPSAVIKSHHNVGGLPERMHLKLVEPLRELFKDEVRELGRELGVPSRVLERQPFPGPGLAVRIIGPVTEERLRILREADAIVDEEIRAAGLYESIWQSFAVLLPIKTVGVMGDFRTYENVAAIRAVHSQDGMTADWVRLPYDVLQRISTRIINEVKGINRVAYDISSKPPGTIEWE; encoded by the coding sequence TTGGACGGGAAGATCCTCATCCTCGATTTCGGGTCGCAAACCACGATGCTCATCGCGCGGCGCGTGCGGGAGCAGCGCGTCTACAGCGAAATCCACCCCTTCAACGTGGGGACGGAGTTCGTGCGCAGCTTCGCGCCGGCCGGGATCATCCTCTCCGGCGGGCCGTCCAGCGTCTACGACGCCGACGCGCCCCGGATCTCGAGGGAGGTGCTCGAACTGGGCGTCCCCGTGCTGGGGATCTGCTACGGGATGCAACTGGTAGCGGACCTGCTGGGCGGCAAGGTCGGCCGGTCGGAGGATCGGGAGTACGGGGTCGCCAACATCCGTGGGCAATGGGGGAGCCCCCTCTTCCTGGGGATCGAGGAGTTCCGCCATGACATGGAGATCCCGGTCTGGATGAGCCACGGGGACCGGATCGACGAGCTGCCGATGGGGTTCTCTTCCATCGCGCGGTCGGGGAGCTCGCCGGTGGCCGCGATGTCGAATCAGGAGGGGACGATCTTCGGCGTGCAGTTCCACCCCGAGGTGGTGCACACTCCGCGGGGAACGGAGATCCTCGCCAACTTCCTGTTTCGGGTCTGCGGGCTTTCCCCCGACTGGACGATGCACTCCTTCGTCGAGAGCAGCGTGAGAAGGATCCGGGAGAAGACGGGGGCGGAGGGGGTCGTCCTCGGGCTCTCCGGGGGGGTCGACTCGTCCGTCGCGGCGGTGCTCCTGCACAAGGCGATCGGCGACCGGCTCACCTGCATCTTCGTCGACAACGGGTTGTTGCGCGGAGGCGAGGCGGAGGAGGTCGTCCGGACCTTCCGCGACGCGATCGGGCTGCGGCTCGATTTCGTCGACGCCGCAGCGAAGTTCCTCGAGGCGCTCGACGGCGTGGAGGACCCGGAGCGGAAACGGAAGATCATCGGGGAGCTCTTCATCCGCGTCTTCGAGGAGGAGGCCCGGAAGATCCCGGGCGTCGGCTTCCTCGCGCAGGGGACCCTCTACCCGGACGTGATCGAGAGCGTCTCGTTCAAGGGGCCCTCCGCCGTCATCAAGTCCCACCACAACGTGGGGGGGCTCCCGGAAAGGATGCACCTGAAGCTTGTCGAGCCGTTGCGCGAGCTGTTCAAGGACGAGGTCCGCGAGCTGGGGCGGGAGCTCGGGGTCCCTTCCCGCGTGCTGGAGCGGCAGCCGTTCCCGGGGCCGGGCCTCGCGGTCCGCATCATCGGCCCGGTCACGGAGGAGCGGCTTCGCATCCTTCGGGAGGCCGACGCGATCGTCGACGAGGAGATCCGCGCCGCCGGGCTCTACGAGTCGATCTGGCAGTCGTTCGCCGTCCTTCTGCCGATCAAGACGGTCGGCGTGATGGGAGATTTCCGGACCTACGAGAACGTCGCCGCCATCCGTGCGGTCCACAGCCAGGACGGGATGACCGCCGACTGGGTCCGGCTTCCGTACGACGTGCTGCAGCGGATCTCCACGCGGATCATCAACGAGGTGAAGGGGATCAACCGCGTCGCGTACGACATCTCCTCGAAGCCCCCGGGCACCATCGAGTGGGAATGA
- a CDS encoding YihY/virulence factor BrkB family protein — MIRRASRALRAVTEGAAIFFRYHGPVYSASIAFNILFSAIPVLFLAFAVTGWIIGKSDLPFAQLADLLRNTFPYGARVVVPNLRHLMAAGSAFGILGTVLLLFTSFSVTDAVHTSLSVMMMRKRHKRIWRSIAFHAVFVVALIVLTAAAIVVPPLWDGLFYLTKGMSSQMDYAFRGVMQLVADVILVAIMVLGSVLSYRYLSPGRIKLRNAFVGTVIFLALLQGIRLGFIFYIRKFSKLNLLYGSLFSIICFILVAYLFAAAYLYGATVIGVLERTGRKGFIQEKGEGEPIASTGRD, encoded by the coding sequence ATGATCCGCCGGGCGTCGAGGGCGCTCCGGGCCGTTACGGAGGGAGCGGCGATCTTCTTCCGGTACCACGGTCCGGTCTACAGCGCCTCCATCGCGTTCAACATCCTGTTCTCCGCGATCCCGGTCCTGTTCCTCGCCTTCGCCGTCACCGGGTGGATCATCGGGAAGAGCGACCTTCCGTTCGCGCAGCTCGCGGATCTCCTGCGCAACACGTTCCCGTACGGCGCGCGGGTGGTCGTGCCGAACCTTCGGCACCTGATGGCGGCGGGAAGCGCCTTCGGGATCCTTGGAACGGTGCTGCTCCTCTTCACCTCCTTCTCCGTGACGGACGCGGTTCACACGTCGCTCTCGGTGATGATGATGCGCAAGCGTCATAAGCGGATCTGGCGCTCGATCGCGTTCCACGCCGTCTTCGTGGTCGCTCTCATCGTGCTGACCGCGGCGGCGATCGTCGTGCCCCCCCTTTGGGACGGTCTCTTCTACCTGACGAAGGGAATGTCCTCGCAGATGGACTACGCGTTCCGGGGCGTCATGCAACTGGTAGCGGATGTGATCCTCGTCGCCATCATGGTGTTGGGGAGCGTGCTGAGCTACCGGTACCTCTCCCCCGGAAGAATCAAGCTGCGCAACGCGTTCGTCGGAACCGTGATCTTCCTTGCGCTGCTGCAGGGCATCCGGTTGGGTTTCATCTTTTACATCAGGAAATTCAGCAAGTTGAATCTTCTTTACGGTTCCTTGTTCAGCATCATTTGTTTTATACTCGTTGCTTACCTCTTTGCGGCGGCATATCTGTACGGGGCCACCGTCATCGGGGTTCTGGAGCGTACGGGCAGGAAGGGGTTTATTCAGGAGAAGGGGGAAGGCGAACCGATTGCGTCGACTGGCCGCGATTGA
- the hflX gene encoding GTPase HflX, with amino-acid sequence MPESRQERALLVYAHRKRVRGPAAVLHVAEVMEELKDLVLAAGATVAASHVQSVDAENPATIVRKGTLVRLKQEIETTGANLVVFQNLLKPKQQALLEEELDVKTLDRREVILDIFARRARTREGKLQVELAQLSFRLGRLTGGRKELSRLGGGIGTRGPGEKKLEEDRRRIRTQIRQFERELTTVRRTRSLHYQRRREVGFPVVALVGYTNAGKSTLFNRLTGADVFVADQLFATLDPTARKFRLPGGREAILVDTVGFIHDLPDELRQAFLATLEGIGEADLLLHVVDGSSDAMESNIASVNTILGELSFREKPIVLLMNKRDLCLPGAPPQEGALRISAKSGEGIPELLTLIERELWFHRPQEIASTPPA; translated from the coding sequence ATGCCGGAATCGCGCCAGGAGCGCGCCCTCCTCGTCTACGCCCACCGGAAGCGGGTCCGCGGACCGGCGGCGGTGCTGCACGTCGCCGAGGTGATGGAGGAGCTGAAAGACCTCGTTCTCGCGGCGGGGGCGACCGTGGCGGCGTCCCACGTGCAAAGCGTCGACGCGGAGAACCCGGCCACGATCGTCCGGAAGGGGACCCTCGTTCGACTGAAGCAGGAGATCGAAACGACGGGGGCGAACCTGGTGGTCTTCCAGAACCTGCTCAAGCCGAAGCAGCAGGCGCTTCTCGAAGAGGAACTCGACGTGAAGACCCTCGACCGCCGCGAGGTCATCCTCGACATCTTCGCCCGGCGGGCGCGCACCCGGGAAGGGAAGCTCCAGGTGGAACTCGCCCAGCTGTCGTTCCGGCTCGGGCGGCTCACGGGGGGGCGGAAGGAGCTGTCGCGGCTCGGCGGCGGGATCGGGACCCGGGGGCCGGGGGAGAAGAAGCTCGAAGAGGATCGCCGCCGCATCCGCACACAGATCCGGCAGTTCGAGCGGGAGCTGACCACCGTGCGCAGGACGCGGTCGCTGCATTACCAGCGGCGTCGGGAAGTCGGGTTCCCGGTGGTGGCGCTCGTCGGGTACACCAACGCCGGGAAATCGACCCTCTTCAACCGGCTGACCGGGGCCGACGTCTTCGTGGCGGACCAGCTCTTCGCCACGCTCGATCCCACCGCCCGGAAGTTCCGGCTTCCCGGCGGAAGGGAGGCGATTCTCGTCGACACGGTGGGATTTATCCACGACCTACCCGACGAGTTGCGGCAGGCGTTCCTGGCGACCCTCGAGGGGATCGGGGAGGCGGACCTTCTCCTCCACGTCGTCGACGGGAGCTCCGACGCGATGGAGAGCAACATCGCGTCGGTGAACACGATTCTCGGGGAATTGTCGTTTCGCGAGAAGCCGATCGTACTCCTGATGAACAAGCGCGACCTGTGCCTTCCCGGGGCGCCCCCGCAGGAGGGGGCGCTGCGGATATCCGCGAAGTCGGGGGAGGGGATCCCGGAGCTGCTCACCCTGATCGAGAGGGAATTATGGTTTCACCGTCCGCAAGAGATCGCTTCGACGCCGCCCGCTTGA
- the der gene encoding ribosome biogenesis GTPase Der, with translation MSRAEFTVALVGRPNVGKSTLFNRMARKRRAITFDQPGITRDLVAEPVEYDGRSFLLVDTGGYMTGGGDDDLLPKIRGQVLRAVYESDLVVFLVDSRDGLLPLDKEIAGMLRERGKPVLLAANKVDAKEGREGVSQFHALNVDTIYSVSAEHGTGVSELLEAIVARIPARTDAEEATEAKDADLPRIAVVGRPNVGKSTLVNTLAGFERVIASEVPGTTRDAIDVMVERDGRKYLLIDTAGIRAKRKTEEAVEIFSVMKSLDSIKRCDLAILLIDGPGGLTHQDRQVLRYILDEERAVVVAANKSDAWTTEEARKKGLRAIADGLEYASFAPVVPTVATSGKGFQQLFRKIEEASANFRLRVPTGLLNRMAQSFLYTVPIPSPQGRNRAFYMTQVGVAPPSFAVFVKDRRGIPDSFTRYLQNKIRDRFGFEGSPVRVVYRER, from the coding sequence ATGAGCCGGGCTGAGTTCACGGTGGCGCTGGTGGGGCGCCCGAATGTCGGGAAGTCCACCCTCTTCAACCGGATGGCGCGGAAGCGTCGTGCCATCACGTTCGACCAGCCGGGGATCACGCGGGACCTCGTCGCCGAGCCGGTGGAGTACGATGGCCGTTCGTTCCTTCTCGTCGATACCGGCGGATACATGACGGGAGGAGGGGACGACGACCTCCTTCCGAAGATCCGCGGGCAGGTCCTGCGGGCGGTCTACGAGTCCGACCTGGTCGTCTTTCTGGTCGACTCCCGCGACGGGCTCCTTCCCCTCGACAAGGAGATCGCCGGGATGCTGCGCGAGCGTGGAAAGCCGGTCCTGCTCGCGGCGAACAAGGTGGACGCGAAGGAGGGCCGGGAAGGCGTTTCCCAGTTCCACGCCCTCAACGTCGATACGATTTATTCCGTTTCCGCGGAGCACGGGACGGGGGTATCCGAGCTGCTCGAGGCGATCGTCGCGCGGATTCCCGCCCGGACCGACGCAGAGGAAGCGACGGAGGCGAAGGACGCCGACCTTCCGAGAATCGCCGTGGTGGGGCGGCCGAACGTCGGGAAGTCGACGCTTGTCAACACGCTGGCGGGATTCGAGCGGGTCATCGCATCGGAGGTCCCCGGCACGACGCGCGACGCGATCGACGTGATGGTGGAGCGGGACGGAAGGAAGTACCTGCTGATCGACACCGCGGGGATCCGCGCGAAGCGGAAGACCGAAGAGGCGGTGGAAATCTTCTCCGTGATGAAGAGCCTCGACTCGATCAAGCGGTGCGACCTCGCGATCCTGCTGATTGACGGTCCCGGGGGGCTCACCCATCAGGACCGTCAGGTCCTGCGCTACATCCTCGACGAGGAGCGCGCGGTGGTCGTCGCCGCGAACAAGTCCGACGCGTGGACCACGGAAGAGGCACGCAAGAAGGGCCTGCGCGCGATCGCGGATGGGCTCGAGTACGCCTCCTTCGCGCCCGTCGTCCCCACGGTGGCCACTTCGGGAAAGGGATTCCAGCAGCTCTTCCGGAAGATCGAGGAGGCCAGCGCGAACTTCCGCCTGCGCGTCCCGACGGGGCTGCTGAACCGGATGGCGCAGTCCTTTCTCTACACCGTGCCGATCCCGTCCCCGCAGGGGAGGAATCGCGCTTTCTACATGACGCAGGTCGGGGTCGCCCCTCCCTCCTTCGCCGTATTCGTGAAGGATCGCAGGGGGATCCCGGATTCGTTCACCCGCTACCTTCAGAACAAGATCCGCGACCGTTTCGGCTTCGAGGGGTCGCCCGTCCGCGTCGTCTACCGGGAGCGATGA
- the dnaE gene encoding DNA polymerase III subunit alpha — protein sequence MKSFVHLHLHSEYSLLDGTIQFKPLIERAKMLKMPAIAVTDHGGMMGTIEFYEEALKGGVKPILGTEIYVAPGSRTERKVAPTGEYAYHLILLAENDIGYRNLLRLSTLAHTEGFYYRPRVDKELLRRYSEGLIATSACLQGEIPFAMGTEGEAKALEVLEEYKSIFTDGRFYLEIQDNGLPDQAKMNPLLIALARRTGTPLVATNDCHYLNPGDDKLQEILLCLQTGKTISDPTRMRFGSDQFYVKSAEEFERAFGHVAPDALANTLSIAERCNVKIELGVNKLPEVALPPGVTADGKLREMATAGLVRRLQERSKREGELPRALVEEYRNRLEYELSVIEKTGFASYFLIVADFIGWAKDEKIPVGPGRGSAAGSLVAFCVRITEVDSIRYKLLFERFLNPERVSLPDIDCDFCKNRREEVIAYVQRKYGAENVAQLITFGTWKPRGAVRDVGRVLEMPYAEVDRIAKMIPADLKMTVEDALKAEPRFREMIDANPKIGDLFRFAGEIEGRNRHAGTHASALVIANRPITDYCPLYRQATGEITTQYGMDPIARVGLVKFDFLGLRTLTAIDDTLKLLKELRGIEIDPNALELTDAETYEALGRGDTVGVFQAESAGFTQLVKNLKPDQFNHLVDLVALYRPGPLQSGMAADFVERRHGRRKVEFALPQLQEILGDTYGVIVYQEQVMEIAKALGGFTLGEADVLRKAMGKKDDALMERQKAHFLAGAKGNGIPEAKAVAIFDLMAQFGGYGFNKSHSAAYALLAYQTAYLKTHYPLEYFSALMTSESGDTDKIIRYIGYCREKGIPILPPDVNESRYAFFPCAPAIRFGLSAIKGLGASAIDAILEARRDNPFRSVRDLLSRVDLRKVNKRAVESLIKSGALDSLDPDRGRVFGELPDLLEEAQAEVRRRESGQFALFGENSGGNPRKRERKGGSAASSWSRPERLAFEKETLGFYITGHPMDSFAGEIALYANTTTGKLFSLKHDAEVRIGGLVTGLKEKMTRRGEKMANWTLEDLEGTVDVVVFPRQLPECREALGSPEPVFLVGRLSIEEQGVKIHTEEIFRMENVRERLAKSVHFHLLLDRMTPGDIAELRQTILRNAGEKKGFLHLIRPGEFDAVIALPDGCGVAPSLELARDLRGRFGYDVLRLHG from the coding sequence ATGAAGAGCTTCGTTCACCTCCACCTTCATTCGGAATACAGCCTCCTCGACGGGACGATCCAGTTCAAGCCGCTGATCGAGCGCGCGAAAATGCTGAAGATGCCCGCCATCGCCGTCACCGATCACGGCGGGATGATGGGGACGATCGAGTTCTACGAGGAGGCGTTGAAGGGCGGTGTGAAGCCGATCCTCGGGACGGAGATCTACGTCGCCCCCGGATCACGCACGGAGCGGAAAGTCGCCCCCACCGGCGAATACGCCTACCACCTGATCCTGCTGGCGGAAAACGATATCGGGTACCGGAACCTGCTGCGTCTCTCCACTCTCGCCCACACGGAAGGGTTCTACTACCGCCCACGTGTCGACAAGGAACTCCTGCGTCGATACTCAGAGGGGCTGATCGCAACGTCGGCGTGCCTTCAGGGCGAGATCCCGTTCGCGATGGGGACCGAGGGCGAGGCGAAGGCGCTCGAGGTGCTGGAAGAGTACAAGTCGATCTTCACCGACGGGCGCTTCTACCTTGAGATCCAGGACAACGGCCTACCCGACCAGGCGAAGATGAACCCGCTCCTCATCGCGCTGGCGCGACGGACCGGGACACCGCTGGTCGCGACGAACGACTGCCACTATCTCAATCCGGGGGACGACAAGCTCCAGGAGATCCTTCTCTGCCTGCAGACGGGGAAGACGATCTCGGATCCGACCCGGATGCGGTTCGGCTCGGACCAGTTCTACGTGAAGAGCGCCGAGGAGTTCGAGCGCGCGTTCGGGCACGTCGCCCCGGACGCACTCGCGAACACGCTGTCGATCGCGGAACGGTGCAACGTGAAGATCGAGCTCGGGGTGAACAAGCTCCCGGAGGTCGCCTTGCCCCCCGGGGTCACCGCGGACGGGAAGCTGCGGGAGATGGCGACCGCGGGACTCGTGCGCAGGCTCCAGGAGCGGTCGAAACGGGAAGGGGAGCTGCCGCGGGCGCTCGTCGAGGAGTATCGAAACCGACTCGAGTATGAGCTCTCCGTCATCGAGAAGACCGGGTTCGCCAGCTACTTCCTGATCGTCGCCGACTTCATCGGCTGGGCGAAAGACGAAAAGATCCCGGTGGGGCCGGGCCGCGGCAGCGCGGCGGGTAGCCTGGTCGCGTTCTGCGTTCGGATCACCGAGGTCGATTCGATCCGGTACAAGCTTCTCTTCGAGCGGTTCCTGAACCCCGAGCGGGTGAGCCTTCCCGACATCGACTGCGACTTCTGCAAGAACCGGCGCGAGGAAGTGATCGCCTACGTTCAGCGCAAATACGGGGCGGAAAACGTCGCCCAGCTCATCACGTTCGGGACATGGAAGCCCCGGGGCGCCGTACGCGATGTCGGAAGGGTCCTGGAGATGCCGTACGCCGAGGTCGACCGGATCGCCAAGATGATCCCCGCTGACCTCAAGATGACGGTGGAGGACGCGCTGAAGGCGGAACCGCGCTTCCGGGAAATGATCGACGCGAACCCGAAGATCGGCGACCTCTTCCGCTTCGCCGGGGAGATCGAGGGGCGAAATCGGCACGCGGGAACCCACGCCTCGGCGCTGGTGATCGCAAACCGGCCGATCACCGACTATTGCCCCCTGTACCGCCAGGCCACGGGCGAGATCACGACGCAGTACGGGATGGACCCGATCGCGCGGGTCGGGCTCGTCAAGTTCGACTTCCTCGGCCTGCGCACGCTGACCGCCATCGACGACACGCTGAAACTTCTCAAGGAATTGCGGGGAATCGAAATAGACCCGAACGCCCTGGAGCTCACCGACGCGGAAACGTACGAGGCGCTGGGACGCGGCGACACGGTGGGGGTCTTCCAGGCGGAGAGCGCGGGGTTCACCCAGCTCGTCAAGAACCTCAAGCCCGACCAGTTCAATCACCTGGTCGACTTGGTCGCCCTGTACCGCCCCGGGCCGCTCCAGAGCGGCATGGCGGCCGATTTCGTGGAGCGGCGGCATGGGAGGCGGAAGGTGGAGTTCGCCCTTCCTCAATTGCAGGAGATCCTCGGGGACACGTACGGCGTCATCGTCTACCAGGAGCAGGTGATGGAGATCGCCAAGGCGCTGGGCGGGTTCACGCTGGGCGAGGCCGATGTCCTCCGGAAGGCGATGGGGAAAAAAGACGACGCCCTGATGGAGCGGCAGAAGGCCCATTTCCTTGCGGGAGCGAAAGGGAACGGGATCCCCGAGGCGAAGGCGGTCGCGATCTTCGACCTGATGGCCCAGTTCGGCGGGTACGGCTTCAACAAATCCCACAGCGCCGCGTACGCCCTGCTGGCGTACCAGACCGCCTACCTCAAAACGCATTACCCCCTGGAATATTTCAGCGCCCTGATGACCTCCGAGTCCGGGGACACCGACAAGATCATCCGGTACATCGGGTATTGCCGGGAGAAGGGGATCCCGATCCTCCCGCCGGACGTGAACGAATCGCGATACGCCTTCTTCCCCTGCGCCCCCGCGATCCGCTTCGGCCTCTCTGCCATCAAGGGGCTCGGGGCCTCCGCGATCGACGCCATCCTCGAGGCGCGACGGGACAACCCCTTCCGTTCCGTGCGTGACCTCCTCTCCCGGGTAGACCTTCGGAAGGTGAACAAGCGGGCGGTGGAGAGCCTGATCAAGTCCGGGGCCCTCGACTCCCTCGATCCGGATCGAGGCAGGGTGTTCGGGGAGCTCCCGGACCTCCTCGAGGAGGCGCAGGCGGAGGTCCGGAGGCGCGAATCCGGCCAGTTCGCCCTCTTCGGGGAAAATTCCGGGGGAAACCCCCGGAAGCGGGAGCGGAAAGGGGGGTCCGCGGCGTCTTCCTGGTCCCGTCCGGAGCGGCTCGCCTTCGAGAAGGAGACGCTGGGCTTCTACATCACCGGGCACCCGATGGACTCCTTCGCCGGGGAGATCGCGCTGTACGCGAACACGACGACCGGCAAGCTTTTTTCGCTGAAGCACGACGCCGAGGTCCGGATCGGCGGTCTCGTCACGGGGCTGAAGGAGAAGATGACCCGGCGTGGGGAGAAGATGGCGAACTGGACGCTGGAGGATCTGGAAGGAACGGTGGACGTGGTCGTCTTTCCCAGGCAGCTCCCGGAATGCCGGGAGGCGTTGGGAAGCCCGGAGCCCGTCTTTCTCGTCGGCAGGCTCAGCATCGAGGAGCAGGGGGTGAAGATCCATACGGAGGAGATCTTCCGGATGGAGAACGTCCGGGAGCGGCTCGCGAAATCGGTACACTTCCATCTCCTGCTGGACCGGATGACCCCCGGGGACATCGCCGAACTGCGGCAGACGATCCTTCGCAACGCCGGGGAGAAGAAGGGGTTCCTCCACCTGATCCGTCCGGGAGAGTTCGACGCGGTGATCGCCCTGCCCGACGGCTGCGGCGTGGCCCCCTCCCTTGAGCTGGCGCGGGATCTTCGCGGCCGCTTCGGCTACGACGTCCTGCGTCTCCACGGATGA